A window of Tatumella citrea genomic DNA:
AGCGGTGCGTATGGCACTGGTGAATTTATCTGCGGTTGCTGCGCCTGCCGGAGCATTGCCGGTAGTTCTGGGTGCTGGCTGGCCAGGAGTCCTGTTACATGAAGCGGTGGGTCACGGACTTGAAGGTGATTTTAACCGGCGTGGAACGTCAGTATTTAGCGGCAAAGTCGGGCAACTGGTAGCCTCAGAACTATGTACTGTGGTTGATGACGGAACGATGTCTGGCCGCCGGGGTTCGCTGGCAATCGATGATGAAGGTGTGCCAGGTCAGTATAATGTATTGATAGAGAACGGCATTCTTAAAGGTTATATGCAGGATAAGCTCAATGCCCGCCTGATGGGCGTTGCGCCAACCGGTAACGGGCGTCGTGAATCATATGCTCATTTGCCGATGCCGCGTATGACCAACACTTATATGCTGGCAGGGCAATCCACGCCACAGGATATTATTGAAAGTGTGGAGTTTGGCCTGTATGCCCCTAACTTTGGTGGCGGCCAGGTGGATATTACTTCAGGGAAATTTGTATTCTCAACCTCTGAAGCCTATCTGATTGAAAAAGGCAAAATCACCACGCCGGTCAAAGGAGCTACGCTTATTGGTTCCGGAATCGAAGCAATGCAGCAGATCTCTATGGTTGGTAACGATCTTGCGTTGGATAAAGGCGTGGGTGTCTGCGGTAAGGATGGGCAGAGCGTGCCAGTGGGTGTCGGGCAACCAACCTTAAAACTGGATAAACTGACGGTGGGTGGTACTGCCTGATTTACGGCGCTGCCCGATTAACGCACAGCCTGAAAA
This region includes:
- the tldD gene encoding metalloprotease TldD, giving the protein MTLNLVSEHLLTANNIKQQDLFSLLGQLSERRLDYADLYFQSSYHESWGLEDGIIKDGSWNIDQGVGIRAISGEKTGFAYADQLTLKALHQSAEAARSIVRESGNGKVKTLAEVSHTPLYPALNPLDSLTREDKIALLHRVDKTARAADSRVQEVSVSLSGVYEQILVAATDGTLAADIRPLVRLSVSVQVEDQGKRERGASGGGARTGYEFFLADESGEVRADAWAKEAVRMALVNLSAVAAPAGALPVVLGAGWPGVLLHEAVGHGLEGDFNRRGTSVFSGKVGQLVASELCTVVDDGTMSGRRGSLAIDDEGVPGQYNVLIENGILKGYMQDKLNARLMGVAPTGNGRRESYAHLPMPRMTNTYMLAGQSTPQDIIESVEFGLYAPNFGGGQVDITSGKFVFSTSEAYLIEKGKITTPVKGATLIGSGIEAMQQISMVGNDLALDKGVGVCGKDGQSVPVGVGQPTLKLDKLTVGGTA